The following proteins are encoded in a genomic region of Micrococcaceae bacterium Sec5.8:
- a CDS encoding histidinol-phosphate transaminase gives MTDQLERLNRLPLRTNLRGLTPYGAPQLDVPILLNVNENSHGVPAEVRAAISEAVTIAAAGLNRYPDREFTELREALAEYLGHGLGARNIWAGNGSNEVLQHILQAFGGPGRTALGFPPTYSMYPLLAAGTDTEYIVGVRAGDYGLSAASAARQVRELQPNIVFLCSPNNPTGTGLGLDVVEAVYAAGDASQTIVIVDEAYHEFAHDGTPSALTLLPGRERLIVSRTMSKAFALAGARVGYMAAAPEVTDALRLVRLPYHLSAITQATALAALHHRVALMADVKDIMRQRDRIVTELQRMGLKPAVSDSNFVFFGGLENPHEVWQRLLDAGVLIRDVGIPGHLRVTAGTETETTAFLSALERILAGRAVQPA, from the coding sequence GTGACTGATCAGCTAGAGCGACTGAACCGACTTCCCCTTCGGACCAACTTGCGCGGCCTGACGCCGTACGGTGCGCCGCAGCTGGACGTTCCCATCCTGCTCAACGTCAACGAGAACTCCCATGGCGTTCCCGCCGAGGTCCGCGCCGCTATCTCCGAAGCCGTCACGATCGCCGCGGCGGGCCTGAACCGATACCCGGACCGGGAGTTCACCGAGCTGCGGGAGGCACTGGCGGAGTACCTCGGCCATGGACTGGGTGCCCGGAACATCTGGGCGGGAAACGGGTCCAACGAGGTCCTCCAGCACATCCTCCAGGCGTTCGGCGGACCCGGACGCACCGCGCTCGGGTTCCCTCCCACGTACTCCATGTACCCGCTGCTGGCTGCCGGCACGGACACCGAGTACATCGTCGGGGTCCGCGCCGGGGACTACGGCCTCAGCGCCGCATCGGCTGCCCGCCAGGTCAGGGAACTCCAGCCGAATATTGTCTTCCTTTGCTCACCGAACAACCCCACCGGCACCGGGCTTGGCCTGGACGTCGTGGAGGCCGTCTACGCGGCCGGTGACGCCAGCCAGACCATCGTGATCGTCGACGAGGCGTACCACGAATTCGCCCACGACGGCACGCCCAGCGCCCTGACCCTCCTCCCGGGCCGGGAGCGGCTGATCGTCTCGCGCACCATGAGCAAGGCCTTCGCCCTTGCCGGCGCCCGGGTCGGCTACATGGCAGCAGCACCCGAGGTCACCGACGCGCTGCGGCTGGTTCGGCTTCCGTACCACCTCTCAGCCATCACCCAGGCAACAGCGCTGGCAGCCCTCCACCACCGGGTTGCACTCATGGCAGACGTCAAGGACATCATGCGACAGCGGGACAGGATCGTCACCGAACTGCAGCGGATGGGGCTCAAGCCCGCCGTCTCGGATTCTAACTTCGTCTTCTTTGGCGGCCTCGAGAATCCGCATGAAGTTTGGCAGAGGCTGCTCGATGCCGGGGTGCTCATCCGGGACGTCGGCATTCCGGGGCACCTGCGGGTGACCGCCGGAACTGAGACGGAAACCACAGCCTTCCTCTCAGCCCTTGAGCGGATCCTGGCCGGCCGTGCAGTGCAGCCCGCCTAG
- the hisB gene encoding imidazoleglycerol-phosphate dehydratase HisB, translating into MSNTGSTAGEGRTARMERTTSESSVLVEINLDGTGVSDISTSVPFYDHMLTALSKHSLIDMTVKATGDTHIDVHHTVEDVAITFGEVLRTALGNKAGIRRFGEATVPLDEALAQAVVDVSGRPYLVHGGEPAGQEYHLIGGHFTGSLTRHVFEAITLHAGICLHMNVTAGRDPHHIVEAQFKAFARALRAAVEPDPRVTGIPSTKGAL; encoded by the coding sequence ATGAGCAACACCGGATCCACCGCTGGCGAGGGCCGGACCGCACGCATGGAACGGACCACCAGCGAGTCGTCCGTGCTGGTCGAGATCAACCTCGACGGCACCGGCGTCTCGGACATCAGCACCTCCGTGCCGTTCTACGACCACATGCTGACGGCCCTGAGCAAGCACTCCCTGATCGACATGACTGTCAAGGCCACCGGCGACACGCACATTGATGTCCACCACACGGTCGAGGACGTAGCCATCACGTTCGGTGAGGTCCTGCGCACCGCCCTCGGCAACAAGGCCGGGATCCGCAGATTCGGCGAGGCCACCGTCCCACTCGACGAAGCCCTCGCGCAGGCCGTCGTCGATGTCTCCGGACGCCCGTACCTCGTGCACGGCGGGGAACCAGCCGGCCAGGAATACCACCTCATCGGCGGACACTTCACCGGTTCCCTGACCCGGCACGTCTTCGAAGCTATCACCCTGCACGCCGGAATCTGCCTGCACATGAACGTCACTGCCGGCCGGGATCCGCACCACATCGTCGAGGCCCAGTTCAAAGCGTTCGCCCGTGCCCTGCGCGCAGCCGTCGAACCGGATCCCCGCGTCACAGGCATCCCCTCGACCAAGGGTGCGCTGTGA
- the hisH gene encoding imidazole glycerol phosphate synthase subunit HisH, which translates to MTGKVLQDGAIINPDAGKKPASPEGKPTVTVLDYGSGNIRSAVRALERAGAEVILSSKPEDVLNADGLVVPGVGAFETVMKELKAVDAVRMIGRRVAGGRPVLAICVGLQVLFEAGVEHGTEAEGMGEWPGKVELLPADVVPHMGWNTVSVPAGSRLFAGVENDRFYFVHSYGVQTWDFDVIQPRMAAPLVTWSEHGAPFIAAVENGPLCATQFHPEKSGDAGARLLRNWVDGLRESAGTAQPPAAAAGTA; encoded by the coding sequence GTGACCGGCAAGGTGCTGCAGGACGGCGCCATCATCAACCCCGACGCCGGCAAAAAGCCCGCGTCGCCCGAGGGCAAGCCCACGGTCACCGTCCTTGACTACGGCTCCGGGAACATCCGCTCGGCAGTGCGCGCCCTCGAGCGCGCGGGCGCCGAGGTCATCCTCAGCTCCAAACCGGAGGACGTGCTCAACGCGGACGGACTCGTGGTGCCCGGCGTCGGCGCCTTCGAAACGGTGATGAAAGAACTAAAGGCTGTCGACGCCGTCCGCATGATCGGACGGCGCGTCGCCGGCGGCCGTCCCGTTCTGGCCATCTGCGTGGGCCTGCAGGTTCTCTTCGAGGCCGGCGTGGAGCACGGCACCGAAGCCGAAGGTATGGGGGAGTGGCCCGGCAAGGTCGAACTCCTCCCCGCCGACGTCGTCCCGCACATGGGCTGGAACACCGTATCTGTTCCGGCGGGCTCACGCCTCTTTGCCGGTGTCGAAAACGACCGGTTCTACTTCGTGCACTCCTACGGCGTCCAGACATGGGACTTTGACGTCATCCAGCCGCGCATGGCGGCGCCCCTGGTGACGTGGTCAGAGCACGGCGCCCCGTTCATCGCGGCCGTGGAAAACGGCCCGCTGTGCGCCACCCAGTTCCACCCCGAGAAGTCCGGCGACGCCGGGGCGCGCCTGCTGCGCAACTGGGTCGATGGCCTGCGGGAGAGCGCCGGAACAGCTCAACCCCCGGCAGCGGCAGCGGGGACCGCCTAG
- the priA gene encoding bifunctional 1-(5-phosphoribosyl)-5-((5-phosphoribosylamino)methylideneamino)imidazole-4-carboxamide isomerase/phosphoribosylanthranilate isomerase PriA, translating into MTTETPLPVLELLPAVDVVNGQAVRLVQGEAGSETSYGTPLEAALNWQEQGAEWVHLVDLDAAFGRGSNAELLREVVGRLDIKVELSGGLRDDESLEKALSLGVARVNLGTAALENPEWTARVIERFGDKIAVGLDVRGTTLAGRGWTKEGGDLWDVLGRLEDAGCSRYVVTDVTKDGTLQGPNVELLRQMVDKTGKPVIASGGISSLDDLKVLRSLVPLGVEGAIVGKALYNGNFTLPAALDVAGRR; encoded by the coding sequence ATGACCACCGAAACCCCGCTGCCCGTGCTGGAATTGCTGCCCGCCGTCGACGTCGTCAACGGCCAGGCCGTCCGCCTCGTCCAGGGCGAGGCCGGCAGCGAGACAAGCTACGGCACACCGCTGGAGGCCGCACTCAACTGGCAGGAGCAGGGCGCCGAATGGGTCCACCTCGTTGACCTGGACGCAGCCTTCGGCCGGGGCTCCAATGCCGAACTGCTCCGCGAAGTCGTGGGCCGGCTCGACATCAAAGTGGAGCTTTCCGGCGGCCTGCGCGATGACGAGTCGCTCGAGAAGGCGCTCAGCCTCGGCGTCGCCCGGGTGAACCTCGGCACTGCCGCGCTGGAAAACCCGGAATGGACCGCCAGGGTGATCGAGCGTTTCGGGGACAAGATCGCGGTCGGACTCGATGTCCGCGGCACCACGCTGGCCGGCCGGGGCTGGACCAAGGAGGGCGGTGACCTCTGGGACGTCCTCGGCCGCCTCGAAGACGCCGGCTGCTCCCGGTACGTCGTCACCGACGTCACCAAAGACGGCACCCTTCAGGGACCCAACGTCGAGCTGCTGCGCCAAATGGTGGACAAGACCGGCAAACCTGTTATCGCCTCCGGCGGAATCTCCAGCTTGGACGACCTCAAGGTGTTGCGCTCCCTGGTGCCGCTCGGCGTCGAGGGCGCCATCGTCGGCAAGGCCCTCTACAACGGCAACTTCACGCTGCCCGCGGCCCTCGACGTCGCAGGCCGGCGCTAA
- a CDS encoding SseB family protein: protein MEQPPAQNTTADPAAASRPLPGHIAAALAGAGGPADSAGRPWAGRSLTGQDARIHNFEDDDGAADPGYLAALAALLSGDGDEAAVVASLATARVFVPILATLAEEGEGAGGLQADKKADMALVTLKAPDGRTAMPVFTSAASLTAWHPEARPVAVYAARAALSAVAEHAELLVLDPGSALTFVVRRPAVWALAQQRNWTPSYADPELARGLGEAAVGFPAVRRVEIHPGGGVASLTADGSQVPGGGSGPELRVVLYLEEGLDAAGVQSIVSGLNSAWARNEEFAERVDSIEVTLQRAAP, encoded by the coding sequence ATGGAACAGCCTCCAGCGCAGAACACCACAGCTGATCCTGCCGCCGCATCCCGGCCCTTGCCCGGGCACATTGCAGCGGCTCTGGCCGGCGCCGGGGGACCGGCGGACTCAGCCGGCCGGCCGTGGGCCGGACGCAGCCTTACCGGCCAGGACGCCAGGATCCACAACTTCGAGGACGACGACGGCGCAGCGGACCCCGGCTACCTGGCGGCACTGGCAGCACTGCTCTCGGGCGACGGGGACGAGGCCGCGGTGGTGGCCTCGTTGGCCACGGCCCGGGTCTTTGTGCCGATCCTCGCCACGCTCGCCGAAGAGGGCGAAGGTGCCGGGGGTCTCCAGGCCGACAAAAAAGCCGACATGGCCCTGGTCACCCTCAAGGCTCCGGACGGCCGTACTGCCATGCCCGTCTTCACCTCCGCGGCATCGTTGACGGCCTGGCACCCGGAGGCCCGTCCGGTGGCCGTCTACGCTGCCCGCGCGGCGCTTTCTGCGGTTGCGGAGCACGCGGAGCTGCTCGTGCTCGACCCCGGGTCGGCATTGACGTTTGTGGTGCGCCGGCCGGCGGTCTGGGCCCTGGCGCAACAGCGGAACTGGACGCCGTCGTACGCTGACCCGGAACTGGCCCGCGGCCTCGGCGAGGCCGCAGTTGGCTTTCCCGCCGTCCGGCGTGTTGAAATTCATCCAGGCGGAGGAGTTGCTTCGCTCACGGCCGATGGCAGCCAGGTTCCCGGCGGTGGCTCAGGCCCGGAGCTCCGGGTGGTGCTTTACCTGGAAGAAGGACTCGATGCCGCCGGTGTCCAGTCCATCGTGTCCGGCCTCAACAGTGCCTGGGCGCGGAATGAAGAATTTGCTGAGCGGGTTGACTCCATCGAGGTCACATTGCAGCGCGCAGCACCGTAG
- a CDS encoding MFS transporter, producing the protein MNFALYRELLAIRPIRRLLLVGMVARIPHSAAGVLLTLHIVLTLGQGYAAAGAAAAVMTIGIAVGAPWRGRRVDTVGLRRALIPSVISETVIWSVVPHVSYEVLLPLVFVGGLLTLPIFSVVRQSLGVLATGEQRRTAFALDAISTELVFMIGPAAGALVATAGFSVLGLTIVGIATSVSGLFLMWFNPPTRSAESVLGSDAESEAAYVASQQAAAGAAVVAAAPAHVQDAATEFAPLAGAEDRRRERSGLRQKVIHNFAWFTSAVAAVFAVAAGAGMVLSGTDVGIVAALETGGHQAEIGLVFLFWCAASVVGGVIYGAMHRPISPILLLLGMSALTIPMAFAQDTWTLSLLSLLPGLLCAPVLSAASEKVAELVEERRRGEAMGWYGSALTGGVALGAPLAGVFIDGIGPSTGFVAVGAGGVVLCLLGLGLQHRRRRRLAGV; encoded by the coding sequence GTGAATTTCGCGCTTTACCGGGAGCTGCTGGCCATTCGGCCCATCAGGAGGCTCCTGCTGGTGGGGATGGTTGCCCGGATACCGCACTCCGCAGCCGGGGTGCTCCTGACCCTGCACATCGTCCTGACCCTCGGCCAGGGCTACGCGGCAGCCGGGGCCGCCGCCGCCGTCATGACGATCGGCATCGCCGTCGGTGCCCCGTGGCGCGGCCGGCGGGTCGACACGGTGGGGCTGCGCCGGGCGCTCATCCCCTCCGTCATCTCTGAAACGGTCATCTGGTCCGTGGTGCCGCACGTCTCGTATGAGGTGCTCCTGCCGCTGGTGTTCGTCGGCGGCCTGCTGACGCTGCCGATCTTCAGCGTGGTGCGCCAGTCCCTGGGCGTCCTCGCCACGGGGGAGCAGCGCCGCACCGCCTTCGCCCTCGACGCCATCTCCACCGAACTGGTGTTCATGATTGGACCTGCCGCGGGCGCGCTGGTCGCGACGGCAGGCTTCTCGGTGCTCGGACTGACGATCGTCGGCATCGCCACCTCGGTCTCCGGGCTTTTCCTCATGTGGTTCAACCCGCCAACCCGCAGCGCAGAGTCTGTCCTTGGGTCCGATGCAGAGTCGGAGGCAGCGTACGTGGCGAGCCAGCAGGCCGCCGCAGGGGCGGCCGTCGTCGCCGCTGCCCCGGCCCACGTGCAGGACGCCGCCACCGAGTTCGCGCCCCTCGCCGGTGCGGAGGACAGGCGCCGGGAACGGTCCGGGCTGCGCCAGAAGGTCATCCACAATTTCGCCTGGTTTACCTCAGCCGTGGCCGCAGTCTTCGCCGTCGCGGCCGGAGCCGGGATGGTGCTCAGCGGCACCGACGTCGGCATCGTGGCGGCCCTGGAAACCGGTGGCCACCAGGCCGAGATCGGGCTGGTTTTCCTGTTCTGGTGCGCGGCCTCGGTGGTCGGCGGAGTCATCTATGGCGCCATGCACCGGCCCATTTCCCCCATCCTGCTGCTGCTGGGCATGTCGGCGTTGACCATCCCGATGGCCTTCGCCCAGGACACCTGGACCCTGAGCCTGCTCTCACTCCTGCCCGGCCTGCTTTGCGCGCCGGTGCTCTCGGCTGCCTCCGAGAAGGTCGCCGAGCTCGTCGAGGAGCGACGCCGCGGCGAGGCGATGGGCTGGTATGGCTCGGCGCTGACCGGCGGCGTCGCGCTCGGTGCCCCGCTTGCCGGTGTCTTCATCGATGGCATCGGGCCGTCCACTGGATTCGTGGCCGTGGGGGCCGGCGGAGTGGTGCTGTGCCTCCTGGGCCTCGGGCTGCAGCACCGCCGCCGCCGGCGGCTTGCGGGAGTTTGA
- a CDS encoding DUF1844 domain-containing protein, translated as MSTADSNSHVYEPAGAPADVSQQIRDISEVPAIEVITTAAVHLMSAAAVKLGLAAEENAEELKDLDEARKLITALAGLVTAAAPEIGSQHAGPLRDGLRSLQLAFREESIIPDPPGKGPGEKYTGAVN; from the coding sequence ATGAGCACAGCAGATAGTAATTCACACGTGTACGAACCCGCCGGGGCCCCGGCCGACGTCTCACAGCAGATCCGCGACATCTCTGAGGTGCCTGCAATCGAGGTCATCACCACCGCCGCCGTGCACCTCATGAGTGCCGCGGCCGTGAAGCTTGGACTCGCCGCCGAGGAGAACGCCGAAGAACTCAAGGACCTCGACGAGGCCCGGAAGCTGATCACCGCCCTGGCCGGGCTGGTCACCGCCGCAGCGCCCGAGATCGGCTCCCAGCACGCCGGACCGTTGCGCGATGGCCTGCGGTCCCTGCAGCTGGCCTTCCGTGAAGAGTCCATCATTCCGGACCCGCCGGGCAAGGGCCCGGGCGAGAAATACACCGGAGCAGTCAACTAG
- the infC gene encoding translation initiation factor IF-3, with protein MGAFSFCRWNTPHEHRSFNISEPRINERIRVPEVRLVGPAGEQVGVVRIEDALRLAAESDLDLVEVAPQAKPPVCKLMDFGKYKYEAAVKAREARKNQTNTVLKEIRFRLKIDTHDYETKRGHALRFLGAGDKVKAMIQFRGREQQRPEMGIRLLQRFADDVAEVGIVESSPRIDGRNMVMVVGPLKNKAEAKAEARRATQRADAKAENEAKASGGSRVDTSGPEAPLTQSLADLLPEGYQVRTEPSAAEVTATEAPAAEAPAAETAPDAVKAPAGNVQTDAVETTPAPAVTVEETPAAKATVQAAPKQEAAKAPKAEAPKAAARPAATKPAAAKAAETRPAAAKAPAVDTAAPAAAPKPVAAPKPVPRPSAPKPAARPAAPKAAAKPGTKKTN; from the coding sequence TTGGGGGCCTTCTCTTTTTGCCGGTGGAATACCCCTCACGAACACAGGAGCTTTAACATTAGCGAGCCAAGAATCAATGAGCGTATCCGCGTCCCCGAGGTGCGGCTGGTCGGCCCTGCAGGCGAGCAAGTAGGGGTTGTCCGTATTGAGGATGCCCTGCGTTTGGCTGCCGAGTCCGATCTTGATCTCGTTGAAGTAGCACCCCAGGCCAAGCCTCCGGTGTGCAAGCTGATGGACTTCGGCAAGTACAAGTACGAGGCCGCCGTCAAGGCACGTGAAGCCCGGAAGAACCAGACCAATACGGTCCTGAAAGAAATCCGCTTCCGCCTGAAGATCGACACCCACGACTACGAAACCAAGCGCGGCCATGCGCTGCGCTTCCTCGGCGCCGGTGACAAGGTCAAGGCCATGATCCAGTTCCGCGGCCGCGAGCAGCAGCGCCCCGAAATGGGCATCCGGTTGCTCCAGCGCTTCGCGGACGACGTCGCCGAAGTCGGTATCGTCGAGTCCAGCCCGCGCATCGATGGCCGCAACATGGTCATGGTGGTCGGTCCCCTGAAGAACAAGGCCGAGGCCAAGGCAGAAGCACGCCGCGCAACGCAGCGTGCGGATGCCAAGGCCGAGAACGAAGCCAAGGCTTCAGGTGGGTCCCGCGTCGATACATCCGGACCCGAGGCGCCCCTGACCCAGTCGCTGGCCGACCTTCTTCCGGAGGGCTACCAGGTCCGGACCGAGCCCTCCGCGGCCGAAGTCACGGCCACGGAGGCTCCGGCAGCAGAGGCCCCTGCAGCCGAAACCGCTCCGGACGCCGTGAAGGCGCCGGCCGGCAACGTTCAGACTGACGCCGTAGAAACCACACCGGCTCCAGCCGTCACGGTGGAGGAGACTCCGGCTGCCAAGGCCACGGTCCAGGCAGCGCCCAAGCAGGAGGCTGCCAAGGCCCCCAAGGCAGAAGCTCCGAAAGCGGCCGCCAGGCCGGCAGCAACCAAGCCGGCTGCGGCCAAGGCTGCAGAGACCAGGCCGGCTGCAGCCAAGGCTCCCGCGGTTGACACCGCAGCCCCGGCTGCGGCACCAAAGCCGGTCGCGGCTCCCAAGCCGGTTCCGCGCCCTTCCGCGCCGAAGCCTGCTGCACGGCCGGCTGCCCCCAAGGCCGCCGCCAAGCCGGGAACCAAGAAGACCAACTAG
- the rpmI gene encoding 50S ribosomal protein L35 translates to MPKMKTHSGAKKRFKLTGSGKLRRQQANRRHYLEHKSSRLTRRLAGDKIVFKGDAKVIRKMLGI, encoded by the coding sequence ATGCCGAAGATGAAGACCCACAGCGGTGCTAAGAAGCGCTTCAAGCTGACCGGCAGCGGCAAACTGCGCCGCCAGCAGGCCAACCGCCGTCACTACCTCGAGCACAAGTCCTCCAGGCTGACCCGCCGCCTCGCCGGCGACAAGATCGTCTTCAAGGGCGACGCCAAGGTTATCCGGAAGATGCTCGGCATCTAA
- the rplT gene encoding 50S ribosomal protein L20, with product MARVKRAVNAHKKRRVILERAKGYRGQRSRLYRKAKEQLLHSFVYSYGDRKKKKGDFRRLWIQRINAASRANGLTYNRLIQGLKAAEVEVDRRMLAELAVSDANAFAALVQIAKDSLPADTSAPAVQVQAEAAPAVQAPAAKKAPAKKAAAKKPAADKAAE from the coding sequence GTGGCACGTGTGAAGAGGGCGGTCAACGCCCACAAGAAGCGCCGGGTTATCCTTGAGCGCGCCAAAGGCTACCGTGGACAGCGTTCACGCCTGTACCGCAAGGCCAAAGAGCAGCTGCTGCACTCGTTTGTGTACAGCTACGGCGACCGCAAGAAGAAGAAGGGCGACTTCCGTCGCCTCTGGATCCAGCGCATCAACGCTGCATCCCGCGCCAACGGCCTGACCTACAACCGTCTGATCCAGGGCCTGAAGGCCGCTGAGGTCGAGGTTGACCGCCGTATGCTGGCCGAGCTTGCCGTCTCCGACGCCAACGCCTTCGCCGCGCTGGTCCAGATTGCCAAGGATTCGCTGCCCGCCGACACGTCGGCTCCGGCCGTCCAGGTCCAGGCTGAGGCTGCTCCGGCTGTCCAGGCGCCGGCCGCGAAGAAGGCTCCGGCCAAGAAGGCCGCTGCCAAGAAGCCTGCCGCCGACAAGGCTGCCGAGTAG
- a CDS encoding RNA methyltransferase, with the protein MNETGRPQDLILSNPRADRVRKVAQLAGRPARLKRREFLAEGPQAVREALSLHQKRVAAGEPGIVYEVYASESCLDRHPDLEALAEGTTAFLATDEVLAAMADTVTPQGILAVCGFLDVSLEQVLDAGPRLVAVLCEVRDPGNAGTVLRAADAAGADAVILTASSVDIYNPKAVRSTAGSLFHLPVALGAGVEEIVARCKERGIGVLAADGHGQLNLDRLQDQNAARRLGAPAQSGGYALEAPTAWLFGNEAQGLSEDDLALADHGVAVPVYGAAESLNLGTAATVCLYASARAQQGRIPAAE; encoded by the coding sequence ATGAACGAAACCGGGCGCCCGCAAGATTTGATACTTTCCAACCCCCGAGCTGATCGGGTCCGGAAGGTGGCTCAACTTGCCGGGCGTCCGGCCCGTTTAAAGCGCCGCGAATTCCTCGCGGAGGGTCCGCAGGCGGTTCGTGAAGCTCTTTCACTGCATCAGAAAAGAGTTGCTGCGGGCGAGCCCGGCATCGTCTACGAGGTCTACGCCAGCGAATCCTGCCTGGACCGGCATCCTGACCTGGAGGCGCTGGCAGAGGGCACCACGGCGTTCCTCGCCACCGACGAAGTGCTGGCGGCAATGGCCGATACTGTTACGCCCCAGGGCATTCTCGCTGTCTGCGGTTTCCTGGACGTGAGCCTCGAACAGGTGCTCGACGCCGGGCCCCGCCTGGTGGCGGTGCTCTGTGAGGTCCGGGACCCGGGCAACGCCGGCACGGTGCTCCGGGCCGCTGACGCAGCCGGGGCGGACGCCGTCATCCTCACGGCGTCGAGTGTGGACATTTACAACCCCAAGGCCGTGCGCTCGACAGCGGGCTCGCTGTTCCACCTCCCGGTGGCGCTGGGCGCCGGGGTCGAGGAGATCGTCGCGCGCTGCAAGGAGCGCGGCATCGGCGTCCTGGCTGCTGACGGGCACGGCCAGCTCAATCTGGACCGGCTGCAGGATCAGAATGCCGCCCGGCGGCTCGGCGCACCGGCCCAGAGTGGAGGGTACGCCTTGGAAGCCCCTACTGCGTGGCTCTTCGGCAACGAGGCGCAGGGCTTGTCCGAGGATGATCTTGCCTTGGCCGATCACGGCGTTGCCGTCCCCGTCTACGGCGCTGCCGAAAGCTTGAATTTGGGCACCGCCGCTACGGTCTGCCTGTACGCCAGTGCCCGTGCCCAGCAGGGTCGCATCCCGGCGGCGGAGTAG
- a CDS encoding GlsB/YeaQ/YmgE family stress response membrane protein, whose product MGFLGWIILGLIVGAIVKAVMPGRVGGGWVTSLVLGVVGAIVGGWIGDLLFGGGRMEFWNLGSWVLAIVGGLAVAGIYGAITGRNKTT is encoded by the coding sequence ATGGGCTTTCTAGGCTGGATCATTCTCGGACTCATAGTAGGTGCAATCGTCAAGGCAGTCATGCCTGGCAGGGTCGGCGGCGGTTGGGTCACCAGCCTCGTGCTTGGCGTTGTCGGCGCCATTGTCGGCGGGTGGATCGGCGACCTGCTGTTCGGCGGCGGCAGAATGGAATTCTGGAATCTCGGTTCCTGGGTTCTCGCGATTGTCGGCGGCCTGGCGGTTGCCGGTATTTACGGCGCCATCACGGGACGGAACAAGACCACCTAA
- a CDS encoding cation diffusion facilitator family transporter, producing MAANGGTKAIVAALAANLTIAVLKFVAYFLTFSSSMLAEAIHSLADSGNQLLLLVGGKRAKKAASPEHPFGYGRERYIYAFIVAIVLFSVGGLFALYEAWGKLQHPHAIEGAFWWVPLAVLVGAILAESFSFRTAIIESNHIRGKQTWIRFIRSAKQPELPVILLEDFGALLGLVFALFGVGLTLLTGNGIWDALGTAMIGLLLVAIAAVLAVETKSLLLGESATKDDVAKIEAAIESDGTSIIHLKTLHLGPEELLVAAKIRIGRSDTGQDIARAIDSAETRIREAVPIARVIYLEPDVQRDSAGRPSAVVPGPARQEPEPVKSQHRN from the coding sequence TTGGCTGCAAACGGCGGTACCAAGGCGATAGTTGCAGCGCTTGCTGCCAACCTGACAATCGCCGTCCTGAAATTCGTCGCGTACTTCCTGACGTTCTCCTCCTCGATGCTGGCCGAAGCGATCCACTCGCTCGCCGACTCCGGCAACCAGCTCCTCCTCCTGGTGGGCGGCAAGCGCGCCAAGAAGGCCGCGAGTCCGGAGCACCCGTTCGGTTACGGGCGTGAGCGCTATATTTACGCTTTCATCGTCGCGATCGTGCTGTTCAGCGTGGGTGGCCTGTTTGCCTTGTACGAAGCGTGGGGGAAGCTCCAGCACCCGCACGCTATCGAGGGCGCGTTCTGGTGGGTTCCACTTGCTGTGCTGGTCGGCGCCATCCTGGCCGAGTCCTTCTCGTTCCGGACGGCGATCATCGAGTCCAACCACATCCGCGGCAAGCAGACCTGGATCAGGTTCATCCGCAGTGCCAAGCAGCCCGAGCTTCCCGTCATCCTGCTCGAGGATTTTGGCGCCCTGCTGGGCCTGGTCTTCGCGCTCTTCGGCGTTGGCCTGACGCTTTTGACCGGAAACGGTATTTGGGATGCGTTGGGCACCGCGATGATCGGCTTGCTGCTGGTGGCGATCGCCGCCGTCCTCGCCGTCGAAACGAAGTCGCTGCTTCTGGGTGAATCAGCCACCAAGGACGACGTCGCCAAGATCGAAGCGGCCATCGAATCCGACGGTACGTCGATCATCCATCTCAAGACCTTGCACCTCGGCCCCGAGGAACTGCTGGTTGCGGCCAAGATCCGCATCGGCCGCTCCGATACCGGCCAGGATATTGCCCGCGCGATTGACAGTGCCGAGACGCGGATCCGCGAGGCCGTTCCGATCGCCCGCGTGATCTACCTGGAACCGGATGTGCAGCGCGACAGTGCGGGGCGGCCCTCAGCCGTGGTTCCGGGGCCGGCACGGCAGGAGCCCGAGCCGGTGAAGTCCCAGCACCGCAATTGA